The genomic stretch GCAACGgtcaaaatagagagagagagagagagagagagagagagagagtattgacaaaataatataaatatatatatatatatatatatatatacatatagatGTATGGATACATATGTATGGGTGCTACTATACACGTATGGAGGTACCTATGGACCTGTCTATGTATGGACATCTACCTATACACATGAGTAGGTATGTATGTTAAGGGTGTtcatcagtttggttttggtttaaacagtGCGCACcagttcggttcacatttatttgactaaaatcataaccgcatcatttactaaattgttccactttctgaaaccatgaccgtttagtaaacggttttgatttccacggtttctaaatggtgtcggtttcacagttttaaacggtttcgatttattccatacggtttgtaaaatggtttacaatcggtttgttataacttgcaaccatctctaaactgaagatcgtaagcttatcaaaaaataattggcaaccacaaataagagattctatattaacgatggtatgtattaatttgataatctaatgctctttctttgcatggccattctcaaacatttagaactaaaatcatacaacatccaaatccagccttctacggcataaaatattaaaatgacaggtggttcagtcaaaacaccccatctatgataacataataacatagtaacatatatggattacaagttcatgatctaaagcttaaatttgaactgaattgtaataaatcataccaaagcaagaTGGgcatttaatttaattgttaattgttatacggattactgccccttctttatttaattgttatacggattaatcggatcaatttaaacggttttaaacagtttcaattcaatttgaaaccaatgggttccaCGGTTAAAATCAACctgacccgtttagctaatcggcctgaaacttgaaaccataacctgaccatttactaaacggttttatgGTTTTGGAGTAAAtggatcggttcggttttggtacacggtttcggttacaaattcacatccttaatgtATTTATAGATACTTATACGCATTtggatttaaaatttaaatctaGTGCAAAAAGACAAGTATCTCTTAACCCACACCCCAGAATAGTCTCACACACATGAGAAGTGGGAGAGTTCATCTTCAAAGGGCTTGCACTTTTAAGTAACAAATCTATATATGTCCACATTTCAACTTTTCTGAAATCAATATGGGACTAAATATCTTGGCCTTTAACACAATACTTTGGGTTTACTTATGggttttttaaattttcattcaaaactTCCCTTTAAAACTTTTGAGCTCAAAACTTCCCTTTAAAACTTTTGAGCTCAAAACCCAGAAGctaaagtaaaaggaaaaaacgTAAAACTCAACCAAGGAGACATATCAGTGAAACTTTGTTTTATAATATAAAGTAAGTACTTATATATAAATACAACAATACATGGCCCAACCCACCCCTGAACCTTATTCGAAGATAGGTTTGTCAAATGGTGCAGCTTCGGTTCACATTTAAATAAGGTGATTTTAAAATCGCACTGAATAGAAATAAGGTGAAATCATAATTGttttcatatttggttttatAGGTTTCTATTCAGTTTTTGTTATCTGGTTTACATGTGGTTTATAATGCCTATTTTGAAAAATGGTTTGCAAATTCAATTTATAATGTATTTAATTTAATTCACATTTAGTTTATATGCGATTCGTAGTGCCGGATGAATGTGGTTTAGATATCAAAGCTATTAACAGAACCTACATAATggggaaaaaatagaaatacgGCAAGAGAGAGGGGAAGGAGACATTAGCCCTTGGAGCTTCCAGAACCAGTGGCCAATGGGCGCCTAAATAATGGAAAGAGGTGGGTAATGCCATAAAGGGTTCACAAAGATTAAAAAGGGGGCCCTCACTACTAAAATCATTGCTAAATTTCTGAAATGTGGTTCGATGTCTAATCAAATTGGAATCCCAAATAGGTGTTCATGCTCACATCTTTGCTCACATTGGTGGTGATTTTGCTGGAAACTCTATAAACATTTGAAAATAAGATCTTTTTCTAGAGATTGGCAAATGGAGGAATCCCCACAAAGGATTTGCTGGGGAAATTGGATGAATATTAACTCCTCTTGTGGTTCTGCCAAAATCACCATGAGTTTATTTAGCGATCTTTTATCTCTTGTGAATTCACCAAGAGAATTTGAGCCACTTGCCCATTGGGTTTACGATCTAAGAATCTCTCGACACCCTCTTCTAAACATCTTATTATGTATTTGTTTGACTCTGGCACAATCCCTAAATTAAACTTagcaattattttattttattttaatttcctttaCTACCATATGTTACTTCATCTGGATCCGTAGGAATGATGTTCTTTTAAACAAGACTAAACCAAACCCCTTTTCTATACCCAACCCTACCAACCAATGGTTGAGACATTATCCACAGTCCCTTAATCAATTGGGAACACTTCCACAAACTAGACCGATGATCACATACCCTATAATGACCTACCACTCTTGGTTTGCACTGCTATAAAAAATTCCTGTCACAATATTTCGGTATGGGCTTATTGCATTATTATCAATGAAAAATGTGTATATATCATTGACTGTTATCTCATGTCAGAAAGGCTTCTGAAGCAATCACAATGAGCTTTTTAGATGGACTAAAGCAAGCTCAACCTAAAGGAGGGTAGTAGATAGAGTTGTGGAGTGATTTTGATGATCtagaacatctttttttttttgacacaaGTACCACGTCATGGCCTTGAAATGTAGTCCCAAGTTTTTTGGCTCAGACCTACCAATGAAATAGTCATTTTTCTTAAGTTTGTGGATTTTCAAACCATGAACAATAAAACTAGCAAATCCCTAAACGGATGTAATGTTGATATATActatgggcccgtttgataacgtttcaagaaatgcgtttctgtcgtttctgttttcagaaacagcagaaacgaagtaaaaaatgtttgataaaactgtttcgttttacttattttcagaaatagaaatataaatttttatttatttatggttcaagaaacgacataGGCAAAataagttcaacttgtttcgccatttctgaaaacgacttgtggccattctttcactggttactatcgacttctaaaaacatgacttatcaaacaccttcaattcggtttctgtttctagagacggaaatttatgtttctgccatttcttgaaacagaaacgacagaaacgttatcaaacgagccctaTGTTTTCTCTGAATGTATTTTTTCATTCTCATCAAAATATAGGAACTAGACGGTAgggagttgggagttgggagttgggagagGAGAGATGGTGGAAGACTTACCGCAGTTAAGGGACTTGAAAAGTTGAAGTTGGAGACTTGGACTCTTGGAGTGATTGATAAAGAGGACGAAGGGATTCGTAACCCACCAAAACACGTTAACACCTTTTGTGTCGGTTTCTATTCGGTGCAAAATCGCCATTTTCTGGTTTTGAACCGAATCAATTTGGAAAAATGACATATGAAATCATAACCGGATCATCTTCATTGATTGTAAATGGTAAATCCCAGTTCAGGCAAATGGCTTCAGTTACATTTCAACACCCTTATTTGAAGAGCTGGCGTGCAGTGCACATTCGATGGCTGGGAGCCCCTAGGGATTCGCCTTGAGTGCTTGGATGTGTGCCTAGGTGCTTCTAGCTACCGAATGTGCATTGTACAATGCATCGGCCACAAAGAAGCTTGATCTTTTTTACATATTTCTCTTCATCATTTTAATGATAGAAAGCGGACAAGTGTTGGATCCTTGCCATATATCcctttttcatcattttaatgACAACGAGTAAGATAGGTGTTGAATCCTGACATGTACGTGAAGCGAACGTACGGAGACCCAATTTCCTCCATACTACAAATCTCAAGAAATCCCAATTGTATGTTCCATAAAAACatattaaaagagagagagagagagagagagagagagagagagagagagaccgtaGCTTAAGATCAGGTTCAAAGTTCGGACGGCACGGCCGCTAGAAGGTCTTACAATCTCGGATACACATTCTCTCTCCCCTAACCAACTCACATACACTCACTCACTCACCCCCAGCAGCTTGAAGGAAGCAAATGCAGTTTAAAACGATGCTCTGTGCGTCTCTGCGATGTGCTTTGTGCTCACCTCTTTTTCCTACACGCAGAGTTGGGGTGAATGCCTTCTcaacttcttcctcatcttccttCGTCCCTCAGTACCAGCCATGGTCTGGCCTCCAGTGTTGGAGAGAGAGCTCACTTAACGAGAGCCGGGTCTGGGGATCCAAGGGTCCagaacaaccacaaccaccaccaccaccaccaccacccttgTCATCAATTGAAGCCGAGGAGGACCCGACGGCAGCTGCCTCTTCTCTTGCGGAGCTCGGAACTCTAGTTCTCTCCACCGGCGACCCTCTCACCAAGTCCAGGCTCTCCCATCTCGCCTACTCGAGGTGGCGTTCTGAGGGTCTCCCGCTCGGAGTCTCCAAACCACCTGATCAACCTGCTCGCCCTCCCAGACCCCAACTGGTTCGTTCTTTTGACTCTGATTTGTACTCCATTTAAATCTTTCTGCAATCCCCGAACTTTTGATTAGCATTTTTACTCGAATTTGATCACTAAATTGGTACTTGGATGCTCTATCATGATTTCAATGGCAAATTGGTCACTAACTCCCCTGCAACCCCAAATTTATGGGTGTGTACTTTCTCGACCTTTTAATCTTTAGTTGCAGACCAAGTGTTTGATGATTTCACAATCTGGGTCCTGCTTATTTTGAATTGTTGGGTGGTCTCATGGTAGCTCTGTTGATTCAGTTAGTTTGCAGTTAAATGGGAGAATGCTTCTGCTAATTCAGGTGTCCCCAAAGGAGATTCCAGCTCCCAAGAACTCTGGTTTGCCCCTTAATGCTTATATGCTCCACAATCTCGCCCATGTGGAGCTTAACGCTATTGATTTAGCTTGGGATACGGTTGTCCGGTTTTCTCCATTCAGTGAAGTActtggagaaggtttttttgcTGATTTTGCACATGTTGCTGATGATGAGAGTCGACATTTTGCTTGGTGTTCGCAGAGATTAGCTGAGCTTGGCTTTAggtaagaagaaaaatattttagtaTTTATGTACATTCTTTAGAGCCCAGCTTTCTCTTATTCACTGTCCTAATTTTCATTCTCTATGGTTAGTTATGGAGATATGCCTGCACATAATTTGCTTTGGAGAGAGTGTGAGAAATCCTCTGGGGATGTCACTGCCCGTTTAGCAGTGATTCCTTTAGTTCAggtactcttttttttcttttttttttaatatttaaattttttgaaaagatGCAAAATTGCAATCAATAGTACATACAATAGTCAGAAGCATTCTTTACAAGGTTACAAAGATCAACTGGGAATTCTGAGGGATATACAATAGTCATTCTGTTCAGGTATCCTGTTGCTTTGGAGCagaatttcatttcaaaaatTGGTACTTATATAGAATAAATATTTCCCATATCTGAAAGCTATCTTTCCATGCTGTATGTTCTTAATGATTCGGATGATAATTTTACAGACTTGGATTTGTAGGAAGAATTCTTCGATAAAGTCCATATACTTTGTCAAGAGAGGTTCTAATTATAATTTTATGGCATGGAGTACCATTCAGGGACAATCACGTGTTAAGAACCCCTACATAAAACTTCCTGGGTGGGTGGGGAAAGGAGGTGATTCTAAACCAAGTAGAGTCATCACCTTTTCCATGTTCTTCCCATTGGTTTCCATCTCCATGTTCCTAAGGGTGTTCACTGGTTTGGTTCCATTTCAACTGTTTGGTTTTGATTGAGCTCACAATGAAATAGGTTTAAACTGAAATCAAGCCTTTCAGTTCCAATTTTTCAAATCGAATCTGAAAGTTATTCGGTTTCGGTTATCCGGTTTctattcagttttggttttccagtttgatttcagtttcagttaTCTAGTTTGAATTTGGTTCCATAAGTTCTGTTATAGCATTGAGGAAGATGAAGTTATGAAAATCATTGAAATGCCTTAAAGGCTTAAACTACAATTAACATATTAAAACACCCGAAATCTAAACTCTCAATATCGAAGGGTTTTAGAGGTGTGAAGGTTTTGGATTGGTCCAACCAAGCTTCGGTTTGGTTTCTATTCAGTTGCTCAGATTATGGTTTATTTGGTTTCTATTCAGTTTATGGTTTTATTCAGTTTCTCGGTTTTTTAATCGGTTTGGAACAGGTGGTTTTCTGGTTCACAACCAAGCCAAAGATTATTAgtgaaaaccaaaaccaaaccaattagtattattttggttcggttcggttttaaATGTTCATTTCGATTTCAGTGCATTTTTGACATCCTTACATGTTCCTTATCCTTTGCCTCAAGTATTCAATCCCAATTTATGTGAATTACTGAAAATAAATTGGCACTAACAGGGCCCTTGCTCACTGATTTTCTGTTCATTTTCTTAACTTGGTCTTCTATTACGAGGCATTTCTAACTTCTTATGACATGATAATTTTGGATGGTCCATTGTATATAGAAGAACTAACATCACGATAGTAGTTACAACGGTGAATTTTTGAAATTCAGACCATTGCCACGTGGTTATTATGCTTGAATTTTCACAGTTCAGACAATTGTTGTTTGCCTATTGCATGACGAGCCCCAGAACTTGAGCTTCTGTTCAATTTCTTAACTTGCTCTACCATGGGTTATTCCAATTCTTATTACATGATATTTTTGGACGTTCAATTTATATAGAAACCActgaaataaatattttaattacaacattgaattttgaaaattcagaCCTTTCCATATCTTTACTGCATTTGCATTTCTGAAATTCAGACCATTAAGACATCTATACTGCATGACACCCCAGAACTTGGtactcttccttctttttttctgtttataGAATACTACCTGCTCGTGAAGATAACTTATCTACCTGTCAGTCTGTCACTTGTTGTTCAGGTGATTGTGTACTACTTCAAGTCATTTAGGACCTGTTCCATTtctctcatacacacacacatgagGATGCATGCACACCCACAGTTCaacagtttatttatttttttaaatctcaacCATTAGATAAGGATCTAATCTAAGTTCTGGGCTAGTCTAGTGCTATTAAGAGGCCACATTGGATTTTGGCTTGGAGGTGAATTATGATATAAGGTTTATGCGAGAGTCACAATATCTTTATTCTTTGGGTATTCACAAAGGGAGTTTAGGGCTCAGGTTTGGTTGAAACTTGTTGAGATAACCATGTTTACTTCATAGTTATCCTGGTAATATTCTTAGTTGTCTAAATAAGGATGCTTAATCAGTGACACCTTACTTTATCTGTTATGAAGTAatctcattataaataaagctgaCCCCTATCATTATTGACAAGTCGAATCATTCCCTAAAACGTCTGATTCTCAACTAAACTTGATGCGTGCTTGtactttttttcatctttctcattGAACATGCTGATCCAATTATGCTTTGTTGATGTAAGCTATAAAGTTGAACCATATTTCTGGTGTTTGTATTTGCTTCAGCTTTCTTGCTtctcttttttggttttctctatTTAATCATAACGAACAATTGCTGCAAACCTCAAACCCTTTTTTAAGGTTTCCctcgttcttcttctcctgATGTTTTAGCCCAAACATGGaagtgatgctctattcactttATTTACTTGGAATATAGTaagttaaaaataataataataaataaaaaaataaaaaataaaaaacccttaATCTTACTTTGCGAGAAGAGCCAAAAACATGAATTAATGGATACCTAATTATCCTCTGCTTTTAGGTTATTTTAAACGTAAAGATATTTGTTTCCATGTTTAGGAGGCTAGAGGACTTGATGCTGGACCACGTCTAGTGCAGAAATTGGTTGGCTTTGGAGATCATAGGACTTCAAACATTGTGGCTAGAATTGCTGAAGAAGAAGTCGCACATGTTGCAGTTGGTGTGTTCTGGTTTGTCTGTATCTGCCAGAAAATGGGACGCATACCTTGCTCAACTTTTAAAGGTTAGACTGGGCATCTACTTGAGTTGTCTATACAATGAACTTTGATACCATATATTAGTTTTATTGACTATCCATAGTGGCCCTTAGACCTGTTGAGTGAGTACAATGTTGAGTTGAGAGGCCCTTTCAATTATTCAGCTCGAGATGAAGCTGGCATACCACGACACTGGtgagaatttgaattttttggttGGATTCTTGTCACCAATATAGATAGGGGAAGCTTattttttgatttcttctcttgtcTACTTTCTAGGTATGATGGATCATTTACGGATAATCTTGGTAACAATGAACAGCTTGCAGGGGTAATAACCCAAGAAAGTAGGATTTCCTCCAAATTTTATTAAATCGTAGATTTCATTCTCATAGAGATTTTGAAACTTTCAATGTTACAGGTCTATGACAGGCTGGCTTGCATCATCTCAATGGAGAAGGAAAACTCAAATTTGAGTAATTAGCTGCCTTACGTCTTCGGTGCATGTTACCGAAAGAATAGATGTCTCCTTCAATGCAGCTATCAAAAGCGGATTTTCCAGATCAGTTGCATGATATATTTACGCTATACCTTAAGAGCAAGAATTATTTTGTAGTGTActagttaacaattcggccgaataattagCAAAGCTAATCTGAccctagttaacaattcggccgaataattcgctaATTATTCGGCTGAaccgaattttaccgaattaaataaaaaattcggattgaatccgaattaaaaataaaattcggtaaaaaacgcgctttttactaatttgaatttaaaacgcgaataattcgggctgaaccaaattaaaccgaattattcggtccacttaaacagtattataaaaaaaaaaaaaaaaagtcatatatgaaacccacaGTACCAACAACcgaaataggtttttttttttttttttcatcttcttctcccccaaatttctgcctccttcttcccatcttttttctccacttAATTCTTCTATAATAATCGTACGAATCTACTATTTGTTTCGTTTCTTtttcataacttcatcagttcatcttaagataggggagatatcaagcaTTGATGAataatttgaggttccgggggaccaggacagattcatattgccgtatcaatcaatcttcttttatattgttgctttaattttgaaaaattagtgcgtcttAGTGCAACATGGGTCTTGTGAACTCAAGCAAAATGATAGTGAAAAatttttgtggtcaatttatttatttgttttattgtagttgtaatcttgctttcactgttttggggcctaatctatttcatgagtagaaattggattacaataaccattgcttccatcgctcaatgataattttttcatagttttttactttattgtataaagtaattttctctttctaagtatacaaatcaagttaataacttgataaataaaaaatatacaataaactataaaaataatatccgaattttttgtccgacttttattgttttaatcgaataattctcgaatccgaatccgactctgatttttattttgtctgcttttttgatcgcttttttgaccgaatccttaaattaatcaatcgaattattccgaataattctctgcccgaataattcccaaatccgaatttgctaactatgcacGAGACTGGAGGCTATCTCCACTGAGTTGTTCACTTGAGCAACTGATTGGTGTACATTGAAACCAAGTGTACTAAATGGAGTTGCACTAGACTTTATTGGAAGTTAAACCATGCTCTGCATTTGATATAGCCATGTAATAGCAAGTTTACTGTTGTTGCATATGAATGTAGTATGATGCTTATTGAGGCGGTTGCATCATCCACCATATCTTTGTTAAGTACATTTCTCATCATACACACATTGCCTCTTCTCCAGATTAGATTTTGGGTTCCTAATTAGGCCAAATTTTTGTACATCCCCAAACTCAAATAAATCCACCAGTTTCTTTCATATTTCTAGGGGTGGCCCAACTGATTTTTCCGCGTATCAAAAtagcattatatatatatatatatatatatatatatatgtatataaaagccacggtggtggtggattcaGTTTAATTGGTTTCGAAGATCacttttcttttgagtaatcATTTAATTCTAGTTTTTGACTAGGTTTAAGCCTTTGGACTTTTGGGAGGAGTGGTAGATAAGAGTGTAAGATcacgtttgtgcccaaattAAGTTGGATATAACCTGTCAAATGACTAGATCTAGGAGGTTACCCCAAGCTTAAGTTATCTCAAACAATGAATCGTCTATCCCGCTTGGAGATCGGCAAGTGAGgtgagcacaagttctaatgtgctctataatgatgaacaaataacaaACATAGACAGAAGACTTCAAAAATGGGATATGCCCAAAATTTCACAAAATGAAGTTTATGATAAAGATTGGTTCTCGTTCGAGACCATCAAAACCGTCGAACAAACCATCAATTTCACCCCTGAAACCAAAGAAATTACTCTTTTTGATCTTAAGTCTTTACAGGATCTTTACCAAAACCACAAAtttaattatatccatattGGCCTTGTTCAGGTTGCTATCAAATCTCTTCATCGTGAAGGACT from Macadamia integrifolia cultivar HAES 741 chromosome 14, SCU_Mint_v3, whole genome shotgun sequence encodes the following:
- the LOC122061228 gene encoding uncharacterized protein HI_0077 isoform X1; translated protein: MQFKTMLCASLRCALCSPLFPTRRVGVNAFSTSSSSSFVPQYQPWSGLQCWRESSLNESRVWGSKGPEQPQPPPPPPPPLSSIEAEEDPTAAASSLAELGTLVLSTGDPLTKSRLSHLAYSRWRSEGLPLGVSKPPDQPARPPRPQLLNGRMLLLIQVSPKEIPAPKNSGLPLNAYMLHNLAHVELNAIDLAWDTVVRFSPFSEVLGEGFFADFAHVADDESRHFAWCSQRLAELGFSYGDMPAHNLLWRECEKSSGDVTARLAVIPLVQEARGLDAGPRLVQKLVGFGDHRTSNIVARIAEEEVAHVAVGVFWFVCICQKMGRIPCSTFKDLLSEYNVELRGPFNYSARDEAGIPRHWYDGSFTDNLGNNEQLAGVYDRLACIISMEKENSNLSN
- the LOC122061228 gene encoding uncharacterized protein HI_0077 isoform X3; the encoded protein is MQFKTMLCASLRCALCSPLFPTRRVGVNAFSTSSSSSFVPQYQPWSGLQCWRESSLNESRVWGSKGPEQPQPPPPPPPPLSSIEAEEDPTAAASSLAELGTLVLSTGDPLTKSRLSHLAYSRWRSEGLPLGVSKPPDQPARPPRPQLLNGRMLLLIQVSPKEIPAPKNSGLPLNAYMLHNLAHVELNAIDLAWDTVVRFSPFSEVLGEGFFADFAHVADDESRHFAWCSQRLAELGFSYGDMPAHNLLWRECEKSSGDVTARLAVIPLVQEARGLDAGPRLVQKLVGFGDHRTSNIVARIAEEEVAHVAVGVFWFVCICQKMGRIPCSTFKDLLSEYNVELRGPFNYSARDEAGIPRHWYDGSFTDNLGNNEQLAGVITQESL
- the LOC122061228 gene encoding uncharacterized protein HI_0077 isoform X2, which gives rise to MQFKTMLCASLRCALCSPLFPTRRVGVNAFSTSSSSSFVPQYQPWSGLQCWRESSLNESRVWGSKGPEQPQPPPPPPPPLSSIEAEEDPTAAASSLAELGTLVLSTGDPLTKSRLSHLAYSRWRSEGLPLGVSKPPDQPARPPRPQLVSPKEIPAPKNSGLPLNAYMLHNLAHVELNAIDLAWDTVVRFSPFSEVLGEGFFADFAHVADDESRHFAWCSQRLAELGFSYGDMPAHNLLWRECEKSSGDVTARLAVIPLVQEARGLDAGPRLVQKLVGFGDHRTSNIVARIAEEEVAHVAVGVFWFVCICQKMGRIPCSTFKDLLSEYNVELRGPFNYSARDEAGIPRHWYDGSFTDNLGNNEQLAGVYDRLACIISMEKENSNLSN
- the LOC122061228 gene encoding uncharacterized protein HI_0077 isoform X4; translated protein: MVSLQLNGRMLLLIQVSPKEIPAPKNSGLPLNAYMLHNLAHVELNAIDLAWDTVVRFSPFSEVLGEGFFADFAHVADDESRHFAWCSQRLAELGFSYGDMPAHNLLWRECEKSSGDVTARLAVIPLVQEARGLDAGPRLVQKLVGFGDHRTSNIVARIAEEEVAHVAVGVFWFVCICQKMGRIPCSTFKDLLSEYNVELRGPFNYSARDEAGIPRHWYDGSFTDNLGNNEQLAGVYDRLACIISMEKENSNLSN